The genome window TTCAGGTTTAAGGATTTTAAATCCTGTCAGAAAGATAAAAACTAAACTGCCAATCTCCCTAAAAACAGAAAGTATTCAGGATATATCCATTGAAGGTAAAAATTTGAGCACCAAAGAGATAAAAAACGATGACTATCGAGCATTCATTCAGGATGTCAAAGAACGCATTCAATCTGCGCAAATCAAGGCAGCCGTTGCCGTTAACCGGGAACTGCTGTATCTTTATTGGGATTTGGCCGAACGTATTGCTGTAAAGCAACAGGAGGCGGTCTGGGGAGACGGTTTTTTAGCTCAAATGAGCCGTGATCTACAAACCGAGTTTCCCAAAATGAAAGGATTTTCCAAACGGAATCTGGAATTAATGCGCCAATGGTATCGGTTTTGGTCGAATGAATCGTCAATTGCGAAACAGCTTGTTTCGCAAATTCCCTGGGGCCACAACCTCGTTATTATTAGCAAAATCAAAAACAGCAACGAAGCCCTTTTCTACCTCCAGGTCTGT of Deltaproteobacteria bacterium contains these proteins:
- a CDS encoding DUF1016 N-terminal domain-containing protein; this encodes MLICVEPGFSGLRILNPVRKIKTKLPISLKTESIQDISIEGKNLSTKEIKNDDYRAFIQDVKERIQSAQIKAAVAVNRELLYLYWDLAERIAVKQQEAVWGDGFLAQMSRDLQTEFPKMKGFSKRNLELMRQWYRFWSNESSIAKQLVSQIPWGHNLVIISKIKNSNEALFYLQVCSVSNDHEKLKIKSLF